One genomic segment of Dehalogenimonas alkenigignens includes these proteins:
- a CDS encoding reductive dehalogenase domain-containing protein produces MDKYHSPISNKDLMQSLSSSQKGQGEANEFRDLDEMLNASELNKPWFVKETDVPTVEIDLKLHSPYPQSANVYDINAFFRYLDNPKMEAEIISNSKLRERDGIVRQLPGNSLRDISLVKTLISDYYYDLPSPVGGFRSIPSPKDYGVPRWEGTPEDNAKMIRTVAKATGCSYVGFLDLSDTRLGPVTNLFYSEMAVKFEDGIEDYKLQGLNTICYPRNCRYLIVLVPQMKSIYKRFGNFTTLATAGQDSTDKVLHLAKMMNFLHGIGYLGFEIRSPLPPLEI; encoded by the coding sequence ATGGATAAATATCATTCTCCGATCAGTAACAAGGATCTCATGCAGAGCCTTTCTTCGTCCCAGAAAGGCCAAGGAGAGGCTAACGAATTTCGCGATTTAGATGAGATGTTGAATGCTTCGGAGTTAAATAAGCCATGGTTTGTTAAAGAAACTGACGTCCCTACTGTAGAAATTGATTTGAAACTACACAGCCCTTACCCTCAGTCAGCCAACGTATATGATATTAATGCGTTTTTCAGATATCTAGATAATCCCAAAATGGAAGCTGAGATCATCAGCAATAGCAAACTCCGTGAAAGAGATGGTATTGTACGCCAATTGCCAGGGAACTCTTTACGTGATATCTCTCTCGTTAAGACCCTAATCTCCGATTATTATTACGACCTGCCTTCTCCAGTCGGAGGATTTCGTTCAATCCCGTCTCCAAAAGATTATGGGGTACCACGTTGGGAAGGCACACCGGAAGATAATGCCAAGATGATCCGAACGGTGGCGAAAGCCACCGGCTGTTCTTACGTAGGGTTTCTCGACCTAAGTGACACCAGATTAGGTCCTGTGACAAACTTATTTTACTCCGAAATGGCTGTAAAATTTGAGGACGGAATCGAAGATTATAAGCTTCAAGGACTGAATACAATCTGCTACCCCCGTAACTGTAGATATTTGATCGTCCTTGTTCCACAAATGAAGAGTATCTATAAGAGATTCGGTAACTTCACTACACTGGCAACGGCTGGGCAAGATTCAACGGACAAGGTATTACATTTGGCAAAAATGATGAATTTCTTGCATGGAATTGGGTACCTGGGATTCGAAATAAGATCACCCCTTCCTCCTCTAGAAATATGA
- a CDS encoding 4Fe-4S dicluster domain-containing protein — protein sequence MGILKYCENCLRCAVACPSGAIDKNKLPSWEINTGPWNASNDHKGYKNNSFKCMEFIVNHIATGFRPRLMGHCMNCVYSCPFTKAKMLDNRLKALPNTVPLRIDRENTRHFWEIDMPEFGMMSILNPPEIDKP from the coding sequence ATGGGGATCCTGAAATACTGTGAAAATTGCCTGAGATGCGCAGTCGCCTGCCCATCTGGCGCGATTGACAAAAACAAATTACCGAGTTGGGAAATTAACACAGGACCTTGGAACGCATCCAATGATCACAAAGGATACAAGAATAATTCTTTTAAATGCATGGAATTCATCGTCAACCATATTGCAACTGGATTCCGGCCAAGATTGATGGGGCATTGCATGAACTGCGTGTATTCTTGTCCATTTACAAAAGCCAAAATGCTTGATAACCGCCTCAAAGCGTTGCCTAACACCGTACCGTTGAGGATAGATCGAGAGAATACCCGACATTTTTGGGAAATTGACATGCCGGAATTTGGAATGATGTCGATCCTTAATCCACCGGAAATAGATAAACCATAA